GGCCAGCTCGAAGCGGCTGGTGCTGGCCAGCTCGATGGCCAGGAGGCGGAGGAAGAGCGTGGCCAGCTGCTTGCCCAGGCAGGAACGCACGCCGCCGCCGAAGGGCAGGTAGTGGAAGCGCCCCTCTTTGTCTTCGCCTCGCTCCTGGCTGAAGCGGTCGGGGTCGAAGGCGTCCACGTCCTTGAAGACGGACGACGTGTCATGGGTGTCTCGGATGCTGTACATCACGCTCCAGCCCTTTGGAATCTGCACCCCCTGCAAGccgcaagacaaaaaaaaaaaaaaatcaaaagggctGACTTGCATCTCAGGGCCGAATCACCGGTGACACGTTCCACACTTACGTCAAGTTCAAAGGTCTGCATGGCGGTCCGGTAAGCCCCTGAGACGGGCGTGAAGAGCCTCAAGACCTCCTTGATGACGCAGTCCAGATACTTGAGACTGACGATGGTGTCCAGACGCAACTCGCCTTCGGGGCACAGGCGGCCGTTATGgaggaagccccgccccctcagcTCCTCCCGTAGGCGCTCCAGGACCGGCGGGTGGCGCAGGAGCTGCATAATGAGGGAGGTGCTGGCGCTGGCCGTGGTGGCGAAAGCGGCGAAGATCAGCTCGATGGTGGACTCCTGTAACAATGCGCAAATATGAGCTCTTGACAAATTTTGTTGGCGGGAAGAAGCGGCCAGTGGAATAAATAACACGGAGGCTCTTGCGTGTGCGCGACAGGGCCTCCCCAGTTCACTTtccgtctgtgtgtgtttatgtgcgtgaatgtgtgtgtgtgtgtgtgtacaggagGCCTCTTTCAGACCCCTCCAGGGGGAGTGTTGACTTATTTTTGGCCCTGGACTTAACCCAGAAACCACATGGAGAGAGAGCGAGTTGAGTTTCCACAGAATTCCTCGGAATGACTTGAATAGGTAAACAGAGGGTGTGCCCCTACGCTACTCTGTGCGTGTCTGTCTCATGTTCTCGCTCTAGCTCGGATGATTGATGAGTGACAAGCGCGCTTATGTGCGTCTCGTGAAAAACTTTTGAGTCCAACCTTGAGCTCCTGCATGGTGAGCTCGGCGCCGTTCTCCTTGGCGCTGTCCATGAGGACGTCCAGAGCGTCGCTGTAGTCTTTGCCGTGCGTACACAGCGGCTTCTCCCTGATGGCTTTCTCGATGCTCTTCTGCAGCTTGTCGCGAGCTCGCAGACCCTGAACACGAGGAAATGCCAAAATCACTTTGAGTTGTGGTAGTTCTCACGGCACGAGATTGAGCCCACGTACCTTCCTATAGCCGCTGAAGGGCATGTCGATGGGCAGGCTGAAGAGATTGTTGACAAAGTCCTGGAAGGTGGAGAACAAGTGCTTCATCTCCTCCTCGGAGACCCGAAATCCCAGAAGCACCCTCACGGCCATGGTGAAGGACAACCTCTGGCTCTCCCTGAGGGAAGACGCAAGAAATTCCACTCAGGACACTCGCCGGTGCCGCTCATGTCAGGGGCGGGGCGGGTTTTACCTGTAGACATTGATGGGCTCGGGGTTGGAGCTCCACACTCGCAGGCTCTCTTGGATCACCTGCTGGATTTTGGGCAGGTACGACTCCAAGGCCTCATGGCTGAACACTTTGGCAAACACCTGCACGAATCAAAACGGATCAACGTTAACGAAGCGGTCGGTTGATGGCggccatttccccccccccacacacgtgGCGTCGCGAGCGCGTAATCTCCCTGGAGTCAGCACAACCGCAACGTTGTTTATGCGGCGAGATGATTTACACGTTTGTTATTTGACGCAGACAAAAATGCTGATGGGAAATTTATACCATCGGGGATTCATTTCTGTACATTGTCACAAATCTCCCGAGGTGACTTCATGACACATGATGGATTAGACTCTTGGGGCATGTTTGTGCTTGTGGGGGATAGTTCCTGCTTGATGGAtgattttcttttcaatcaaTAAAAATCTATTCAGGAGATTGAAAATCGGAACGCCAAATTGG
The sequence above is drawn from the Syngnathus scovelli strain Florida chromosome 1, RoL_Ssco_1.2, whole genome shotgun sequence genome and encodes:
- the cyp26b1 gene encoding cytochrome P450 26B1 produces the protein MLFDTFDLLSALATLAACALCVALLLAVSQQLWQLRWTATRDKKCKLPMPKGSMGFPFIGETCHWLLQGSSFHASRRQKYGNVFKTHLLGRPLIRVTGAENVRKVLMGEHTLVTVDWPQSTAALLGPNSLANSIGDIHRKRRKVFAKVFSHEALESYLPKIQQVIQESLRVWSSNPEPINVYRESQRLSFTMAVRVLLGFRVSEEEMKHLFSTFQDFVNNLFSLPIDMPFSGYRKGLRARDKLQKSIEKAIREKPLCTHGKDYSDALDVLMDSAKENGAELTMQELKESTIELIFAAFATTASASTSLIMQLLRHPPVLERLREELRGRGFLHNGRLCPEGELRLDTIVSLKYLDCVIKEVLRLFTPVSGAYRTAMQTFELDGVQIPKGWSVMYSIRDTHDTSSVFKDVDAFDPDRFSQERGEDKEGRFHYLPFGGGVRSCLGKQLATLFLRLLAIELASTSRFELATRHFPRVITVPVVHPVDGLKVKFYGLDSNQNEIMAKSEELLGATV